In one Myotis daubentonii chromosome 1, mMyoDau2.1, whole genome shotgun sequence genomic region, the following are encoded:
- the LOC132226464 gene encoding 3-hydroxyacyl-CoA dehydrogenase type-2-like, which yields MAAVSRGVKGLVAVITGGASGLGLATAERLVGQGASAVLLDMPGSSGEEQARRLGRSCAFAPTDVTSEEDVRAALALAKGKFGRVDVAVNCVGIAVALQTYDLKSRQAHPLEDFRRVINVNLIGTFNVIRLVAWEMGLNAPDRGGQRGVIINTASVAAFEGQVGQAAYSASKAGVAGMTLPIARDLAPLGIRVITIAPGLFGTPLMTTLPEEVCNYLANQVPFPRRLGHPAEYAHLVQCIIENRFINGEVIRLDGAIRMQP from the coding sequence ATGGCTGCGGTGAGTCGGGGCGTGAAGGGCCTGGTGGCCGTCATCACCGGGGGCGCCTCGGGCCTCGGTCTGGCCACGGCGGAGCGGCTGGTGGGACAGGGGGCCAGTGCCGTGCTGCTGGACATGCCCGGCTCCAGCGGGGAGGAGCAGGCCCGGCGGCTAGGGAGGAGCTGCGCCTTCGCCCCAACCGACGTGACCTCGGAGGAGGACGTGCGCGCAGCTCTGGCTTTAGCGAAAGGAAAGTTTGGCCGCGTGGACGTGGCCGTCAATTGTGTCGGCATCGCGGTGGCCCTCCAGACCTACGACCTGAAGAGCAGGCAGGCCCACCCCTTGGAGGACTTCCGACGAGTGATCAACGTGAATCTCATCGGCACCTTCAACGTGATCCGCCTCGTGGCCTGGGAGATGGGCCTGAACGCACCAGACCGAGGAGGCCAGCGAGGGGTCATCATCAACACGGCCAGCGTGGCCGCCTTCGAGGGCCAGGTGGGCCAGGCGGCATACTCCGCTTCCAAGGCGGGCGTGGCGGGCATGACGCTGCCCATTGCCCGGGACCTGGCGCCCCTGGGCATCCGCGTCATAACCATCGCTCCCGGCCTGTTTGGCACCCCGCTGATGACCACCCTCCCTGAGGAAGTGTGCAACTACCTGGCCAACCAGGTGCCCTTCCCCCGCCGCCTGGGCCACCCTGCTGAGTACGCGCACCTGGTACAGTGCATCATCGAGAACCGGTTCATCAACGGAGAGGTCATCCGGCTGGATGGGGCCATCCGCATGCAGCCTTGA